AACATTATCATAGAAGAATTGAAATATGGAAAACAATATTATATTTGACTTAAAACAggtgtattatatttattttatttgcaataaatatgaaaacataaCAAACGTAAATAGTGCACATGTGCATATTAAATTTAGTCAACAAACGATAAAAGATAAATCCTTGAGAAGGACAACACCATCATTAAAAAGGGCATGAAGTCACTGACAAAAATGGAAGTTATCTGGACAAACCAATCTCTTATTCCTTCCTTATGGAAAAGTAGTCACAAAAATTAGATAAAAACTTGTgctgggactttaacaagttagtTGCGATTAATTACTCtgcagcgaggatgataacaacaacaaacatggaggaatccctgaacaaaagcaaacaaaagcagtcggttcgcttttgttcagggatgtttttcactacacaagtttctactactctgaatgtacttgacattcttataaaattgaaattcttatagaaatattttcaagacattaaaagagctttagtttaaatcaggtgatataaacacttgaatacagtcaccatcgtgatttattgtgctattgtcaacctgatgcaaaataaacaatattttgttgtttaaatgtatgtatgggtccatcattggattcagtaatataccaaattcattcaaattgaaaaatgtggcttcttgtggcaaatattcttataccagtAAATTTCTTTATGCCGCGATGAGACCAATACATGCAAACCTGGCAATGTGTTGCagctaaaataagaaaaaataagaaaaacactCTCACGTTATCAAAAGAAAGACTAAATGCtatgaataaatattatttcCTGTTTACGTACCCAGTTGTTCCTGCGTGCTTCCTTCCTCCAGGAAAGTGATCCTCTCCAGCACGGCCCAGAACATCACCCCCAGGGAGAAGATGTCTGCCTGCGCGGTGTAAGAGAGTCCACCCCAAACTTCTGGAGCCATGTAGAAGTCGGAGCCACACGTGGAGGAGAAGTGCTGCCGTGGTAAACCTCCCTCTGTTAGGCCTGCGCTCATTTTGCTCAGACCGAAGTCTGCCACCTGTAGGTCACACAGAAAGGTAAATAGGCGAGGAGAAATGGAGGCACTAATAGCAACATTTATGAAGCATGTACAGGCCTGAATAAACACAGCAGTCTGACGTAACAGGCAGAATATTAAACTGCAGGTTCAGGCACTTATGACTTGTaatattgatggaaaaaaaaaaatcaatacagcACGCCACTACGTGAGCCAATTCATATCACAGAATACAAACACTGTGGCCTTCAGAGGACCTCATCTCTAAAAGGGAGGCTTGTGATGTTCTATTAACATTTggtgcactgttttttttccgaAGAAACATTTCTCTTAAATGGGAATAAATTCGAGAGAGATTCACATCCCACAGTATCGTACTTGCCCAAGAAAGGTGCAGCAAAAGAAGGGCAAAAAACACAACCTATATGTAGTGTTTCACGAAATATTAAAGGACTAAACTACTTCACATGTTGTAAAGGTACATTTGTACTCTGAACCTTGATAGTTGGGCCTGTTGGCGTGTCACACACGAGCACGTTGTCTGGCTTCAGGTCCCGGTGGACGATGCCCAGTTTATGGAGGAAGGCCACGGCGCTGGAGAGCTGTCGTAACACACTGTGGTTACGCTCAGCGTCGGGCCGCCGTGACAGAAGGAACTGATTCAAGTCGCCGCCATCGCAGTACTCCATCACCAACCACAGGGCAGAAGAGCCCAAGGACGCCGACTGGTCTTCATCTCGCCGCGCTGATCTTTTCCTCACGCTTCGAGGCCGCTGAGGTGTGGTGGAATCAGACACACGGGACTTATCTCGCGGCTTCACTCCGACCTGGATGGTGTTGGTCCGGTCTAAAAGTCTGGTGGTCGAGTGAGATCTCCTCTTGATGAACGACGGAGGAGGGGTTCTCTCCTGGGGGGCCCCGACAACTCTGCCCTTCAAAACACTTTCAACTAGGTGAGGCGGCAGCTTCCCGGCTCGGAGGGGCTTCAGGCTTCTTGGTCCGGTCTGCAACAGGCACCCATGCAGGGCAATGATATTGACGTGGTTTTGGGCTGTGGCTCTCATGACCCAGAGTTCCTGCAGATAAAGCTCTATACACTCTGGGTTGTAGCAAGGAAGACGCTTGATGGCCACTTTCTGTCCtgttctggtcatgtgaccctcgAAAACAACCCCATAGCTGCCTCTTCCGACCTCCTTCTCCAGAGTGTACAACTCCTCCATTGAACGCAGGAGCTCCTGTCAGAGAAGTAGAATAATCTGCGTGACCAATGTGACATAGCAATagtaaaaatcattttaaatccaACACCATTCAGAAACGAAGTCCGGCATAACGGCACAGAACAAAGCTAACAATGCTAACGACTATTATATCATAGTTTCGAGCTTTAACACTGACTCCAATGCTACCGTATTCTTCGATCTTTCTAACGAATGTCCACCATGAAAACACGAAATACACTACCGAGCTGAGCGAGTGACTTTAAAGAGACATACGCAGTGAAACAAGAGTTAAACGCTATACCCAACTTACCCGCAATAACGCAACATATACGCCGACGTATGATTGTTGTAAGTCAAAATGTTATGTAAATGCGATCTTATCGCTTCATAATGACaagaaaacacttcaatatCGGTAAATGAAGTATCAAAACACTAGACGACGGCTGAGGACAGACTTCCGCGTTTTCGATTCAGAACGTCCCGCGTAGTCCTGATCTCGATTCTGATTGGTTAAAGAAGGTCAGGCGCTTGATCCGATTGGCTGTTGGTTCTACGGTTAACCAGCATGTAATTCgaatttttcaatatttatttagacCATTTGTGCGCACAGTTCGTACTTGAGAAATGGGTTCTACAGTTATTTATATTCGATATTTTTcctttcaatttttattttttactctaTTATAACTCCTAGACGGATCAGACATGGTCTTCTTTATTTACACTTGGTTCGGCACAGCGGTGCAATGGCCAACGATGAAACCCTTTCACCGCTCCGCAGACAAACCTTCTCACAAATATTCACTCATTTacacaatatatatttaaatggtAAAAATCTCAGAAAAAAACGAGTTGATGACTGAGAGATGACATTATTTGATCGAGGCAGAAAGAAGACAGATAGGCCAAACAATGTGCGTGACTCAAAGACGTGGTGGAAGAGAACGGCGGCTCCGcacagcgtgtgtgtgcgcgcgcgcgcacgcccCTGCGATCCATCGCATTTATCAGTGACGCCGATCACGAATCGTCTTCATTACTGGAGCAAGATGGAGTCAGTCACACTTGACTCGTTTTTATCCTGAAGCAAATGCCCTCTGGTTCGATCATCATATCTCATTTGCCCTGACAGATCTGTGGAGGAGCTTTTCCTCTTCAAACCCAGGGAAGACAATAGTGTGATATTATCTAGTAGTTTCAgggggaaacacacacaactaaCTCAACAGAGCCTTCCTGGCATACGACAAAAAAGGATGCTGCTCGCTCACATTATAGTATAATCACCATTGTTTTCATAGCAATTGCCTTTCACTTAGAGCTTCATTTGCTAATTATAGACTCCACTAATAGAAGAGGAGCAACGGTAATTATTTCCTTGATTGAGGTCAAAACCCGAGCGTTTAATCCTGAAAGGTTTATGGTGAGCTCCCGAACACAAAGAgcatcaatgtaaatattgtccCTCCACCCTGGAATTAGCTCCTCCGTCTTATTCACCGGCGCTGTGAGGTTAAAAAGCAAGTgactgtggaggaggtggagcctCTGTGGCTCTGGTCCCTGGTGGCAACAGGAGGAGGGAGACGTCGCAAGACAGTTGTCAGGTGGCAGTCAAACCGACGGCCGTGCGCCTGTGTTGACGGTCTTTGTTGTTCATGTTACTCTTCAACCGTTGATCAGGGTGTCTTTATCGTCTCTTTAGCATTTGTTGAAAActtctcctctgcctcctgctctcctcctccttgctgctcctcctcctatTTCTCCTCTTgctgctccttcttcttctcctcctcctttctttTTCACATCCCCCTCCTTTTACTGGTCCTCctttgtctcctcctcctcaccctcttACGGCTCCTCCTacacctcctccttcttcacctccccctgctccttctcttcacctcctccacctcttcctgctcctccttcctcctcctccttcccctcctcttgacctcctccatctcttcctgctcctccttcatctcctcctcctatTCCTCCTCCTATCACTGCTCCTCCTTTGTCTCCTCctacttctcctccttcttcttcacctcctccacctctttctgctcctccttcatctcctcctcctatTCTTCCTCCTCTTACTGCTCCTCCTTCGTCTCCTCCTCctattcctcctcctctcactgcTCCTCCTTCGTCTCCTCctacttctcctccttcttcacctcctccacctcttcctgctcctccttcatctcctcctcctatTCTTCCTCCTCTTACTGCTCTTCTTTCGTCTCCTCCTaattctccttctcctccttcttcttcacctcatccttctcttccttcctcacctccccctcctcttacacctcctcattcttcttctcttcctcctcctcctattcctttgctgcctcctcttctttcttctgcatttccttctcctcctcctatGGCTGTTCCTGCtcatccatcttctcctcctcctcctattcCTTTGCGTCCTCCTctgccttcttcttctgcatcaccttctcctcctcctctgcctgttCCTGctcatccttcttcttctcatcctcctattccttcacctcctcctctttcttcttctcctcttcctcctcctctgtttctTGCTGGTCCTCCTCATTCACCTCAGACACCCACATTAACCTGACCACTCTGTCTTGTCTCACCTCTGTGCCCAACTTCCATGTCCATGATCTGTTCCTTTTCTCCTACATGTGCTACCTTCATCTCCCCTAATGGCTAGGACACAAATTGTCTTTAAAAATGACCTAATTCTGCCTTACAAGTctcctcaaaaacaaaatatctgGGATGAGTGCAAGACGATCGATTAGTCCCAACACATAAACCACTACTGCGTATGCTTACGCCAcgaaataaaaacttttttggCTGTTCTGTGGTTGACACAGCAGATTTTGGAGCAGAGGTGTGATCACTCTTCCATGCAATTTTAGGGAAATATATGGCTAGAACTTTGCCCACAAGAAAGAAATCCCTATTTCTAAGATGTGAACCGCAGCAGTCCTGTTTCAGATGACTGGTTTTCCCTGGCTAACAGGGCATTAAATAACTCGGATGAGTAGAAAGGAGCGGACAGGAGCTCAGAATAAATCGCAGGTGCATTTAAcactcatttttatgtttgccgccgAGACTCTTCCACGCCACATCCCGAAAATTATCTAAGTTTCTCACAATCTCCTGGTAAGGCAAAATAGTAAAAGAGCTTTTTGTTCACAGAAATACCTGGAGTACTATCTAATACTATGTaacactttcattttgtccGTTCATCTCCTGTGTTCTGTCCACCTGAGCTTGACCTGCTAATGGCTCACACCTGGGACTGAATGTGCGGTCATCTCACCTGCTCCTATACTCTGCTGTCACAGTGCTGTGCACCAGATGTCATGGCTCCCCTTAACATGTCTTTTCCCTTCCTGATCCTTGATTCCTTGCTTTTACACTTAAATGTATGATtcagttttttctgttttctctgccTTTGTTTTCTAAGCCGTGCATGCGTGTTTTCACCACAGGCTTATTTTTGTTCGGATTATTTCCTCCCTTTTCCCCGTGCCCgagttttgaccaccacattACTCTCTGTTGTATTTTACTGGACTTTGGACTTTCACCACGAATGAGTGTCTGACCGTTGTGTATATCTCGTGTTGCCGGACCTTTTGGACTGCACAAGCAATTGACTTCATTGTGTtcctgtgttttcttgtttgttctgATTCTTGTTTACTTTCTGTTCCCACATTGATTCCTCGGTTCTGTTCTGTTGCTCGCTGTTCAATGACGCCTTCGGTTCTTCCATCTGTCGGTTCATTTGTGTTACTTTGTGGATAAAAAAGTTGCTCAATCTTATTCTTGTGGTCGAGTCTCTGTGCTGCTggtcaccactcgcacttgggttcTGTGCACACGCAGTCCCTGGAAATTCAGAGGTTGGATTTAGATGAAGAACACTGAGgaagaacattttcatttttggttttAACAACCCTTATGCCACTTGTCTCTTAGTCCCTTAAAGACCATTGAGCCAAATGAGCATAaaattatcaataataatatggACATACATAACCAAATATCAAGAACCAGTGTCACCCGCGTTGTACTTTTAATTCAGCGTTAATGTGCCGTGAAACACGGTCAGGTGTGcagtgggaaatgatccagtttcacctactttgtctggagatagaggtggatGATGTGACATTGGGGTGTTGGTGCAattctcctcttcccacacactcacagcaaagaagtcggtcaaatgcgcaactttGAGTTGTTTAACCAAACACTGTCTGagccgcagagctaacagagctaaagGCTAATGCGATGTCTCCCTTCAAGACTTTATTGAGACTGCCAGAGTTTGCTTCGTAAAAATTAGCAACTAAAAGTAAacgcagaaccaaataaatgtgcaccaaaatgtgaagagtgagactcattgttgttatgaagcaagctgaggcaaaaaATGTTAAGGATTTGTCTAGAAACTTCCAgtctagaataaaatcatgctaAAATTGAgagttatttaaaatgaataaaaaatcatGACATATTTTCGCCATGTTGCCCAACActttctggaaacatttttaaacaaatacattttctgcaatttgttcctGGCAAAATCACAGCCACAgcagctacaatttttcacaaattaaaagggattttctatggGACTTTCAACTAAGCACAATTGCGTTTtagccgaggttcctttggtggtgctCCTCTGCATTTTTGCAGTGAACCAAATGTGCTGcagcttgaaaaaggttgaaaaacactgctttgattaactttttttgtctcttCAACAATAGCCCAAAGCTGTGTGGTGTTATTGTGTTGCAGTTGTTGGACTGAATAGTCGTCACTAATGCGGGGATGGCATACTTGTGTACGGCCATTTGAGTCTTAGTTGAGTCTTGGACAGCCTACGGAACTCCTGCATGGAAATATAAGACTGTGCTGAGTTCATGTACACCACACAAAATTGGGATAGAAATGGAAAATTCGCATTCCAAAGGAAAGGTGGCAACCCTAAGACAACGCTTTCCCCTTCACTTCAAGAACCACTGTCTTAAAGCATGTCTTTGAAGTGAGTCGTAGAGGATGTCTTTGgctggaaaaaaagaataaaataaaatgataatataATACAGGACAATACATACCTCCATTCAGAACAACGGTGCCGATGCTTTTCCTCAGGGTTGATGAAGTCCTAGCCACACCTCCATCTCTGTTTTGTCTTCAGCTGAAAATAAGCCGCGACAGGTTCTGGCCAGACAGGAACTTTATGTGAGCAACAGATGAGGCCAAAACAATAACCACTTAGTCTGCCTTCACCATGTCACTAGAATAATGCATTGCTTCTCAGCAACAGTTCTGTCCTTGGTTCAgtcatatttgttgttttttataaaCTTAGATATTTTTGTGGAGCAAACAAATGAAGACAGTTAATTCTTCTTTTCAGCGGTGGTCTTGTGTCAGACGTCTAAATTTGGCTCAGGCTGTTTAGCTCAACTGCTTCCTCAAACTGGTAACAGTAATGTAAATGACTACATCAAAGCACCTGCCAGCGACTCAATTTTACCAGCTTTGTGCTGTTGTCAGGGCTTGTCACCTCCACCATCCACACAATGGCAGAGTGAGACTGAAAAGGTTTTAATGTGACGTATTCCAAGTAGAGCTTGACTTTTTCTTTCCTCCAGGTAATCACGGGCTCTTGGGCCGGTGGAGGAGGTGTTTATGTACACGAGACAGGCGGTGGATAACAGCGATATCAATGACGGACaggctctgcagcagctgcttgttCTGCTGGGCCCCTTATCTCCGTCCCAGCGAGCGCTCTGTCTATGTCCCCAATTCATCCGTCACTATCAGACCCCACACAGGTCCAGGGCCAGCATTCACACTCCAGCAGGAGACGGTGGAGTGcgtcagcagaaaaaaaaaaagagttgaacTCCAGAGGTGGAAAGTTGCTTTATGACCGTCAGCGTCACTCATGATGATATCCGTCACAAGCTAGGAAACACATGCTTGAGACTGGATCGGCCAGTTGTTTCCACGTGGATCGGTTTCACCTACATTATTACCATTATTTGCCATCTTTGACTGTTATTTATTCAACGATAAATGAGGGTATGATTCATGATCGTGGTGTATTTATTAAACACTGCTTCTCTTTACCAGTGTTGGCAACTCTTTGTCGTGATCTTATGTCTGAGTGCTTTGAAACCCACAAAGACCatcataaatcataaaaaatacaacagaaTGCAAATTTTCAGAGATAAAACTGATgttgtaaaaaatgaaaaatctgcTGTAGATGAAACATGAGCCAAGAAATCATACTTTTCAGTGGATGCCGTCGAACTACATTATGGTTTTCAACTATGAATTGTTGAAACTGCATGACTATATATTATTCCAGTGGCTGGTAACCATCTTCGCATATGGTATGCTTTAgcgcatgtgtcaaactcaaggcctgggggccaaatctggcccaccaagtcatttaaTGCGGCAAACAATCcaaatcaactttattgccatggtcagtggggatcccaccaactaagaaagtgctttggaaagtgctgtcatgaacaaaataaaataaatcaaaataaaataaaccacaaacaacaaaggctgatcacaaattcaacagtctgacggccaaggGGAAGAGAATTCAACTACCGTAATTACTTTTTTTCATGCACTCTGAACCCTCCAGCATATACAACAACACggctaatatgtggatttttacagactaTAGAGCgttgctgccaaaatattgagcctcgccacatcaaaccaatgacatTATAGGCGTTtcattgaccttaaagtgctcaacaTGCGCTGTTTCTGTCTGcctgtccgcagctccgccaacagagccgttctcctggaggaccggagacgagaagcagcagctgaggccgACTGTGGTGTCGGAGCTTCAGACACGCAggcgcattttcagcattttattATCAAGAAAAAATATGAGGAGTTCATAAATtttaagttcagaacattgcccagtttgtttcatgagtctgtctcaatgctggaccctgtttccAAACGTAGTTTACACGTGagcctcatgcatttttaatttaCAGTAATTTAAAGAGATACAAAAACTAGAGCGAGTTTCACCAGGCTGCCAAAAATTCTTCCAGAAAATTCCAAAAAAACGGATGCAGTGAAAAGGGTATGACAGAAAGTAAACCATATAACACGGAGGAGCTTCACGCTGACAGTCACctgcaacaattaaaaaaaagatggtgaAGGCAGATTCTCTACGAACGAAATGTCATcccataaatatattttcagattCTTTTATCTCTGATTCCCAGCTTAATGGCCTGTTAAAGCATATTTGTCATCAGTAAATGAAAGTTAATACACAACCATCCATCCCCAGTCTCTCACAGTCATCTTCACCACCTGCTATAAAAGTGTCACAACCTTTACTTCCTTTGATGGCTGAAAGTCACCTTCTGTTTAATTCATGAGCCTGCTTTGTGTCAACCAGGACCTTAAGACAACACTTCACTTCATAGAGACACATTCAATCAGCCAAAATGGGGTCAGCTTTTCCACTGTGTCTCtcccttcatttcaatttttacCATCAACAAGCAGATTCATATTTGCCTTTAATCACCCTGTATTGACTTACTGGGGACTGTGTCTATCACCACCTGCCAGTGGAAACCCATCCATAGTCCCTCATGTTTCCCACCTCAGTTTTCATACATCAGGAAATATAGTTTTGGCTATATTCTAAAAtgcttggattttttttccgtccatatgtttctccttcattcCAACATGTTTGGTCTCTCATGTCTGTAGCCCCGATCACAGTGAATTTAGATCAGAAACAAACCCTCGCTGGCCTCGGGACTGGTCTTCAGTTTGCGACTCATGATGCCCCAGTTGAAGGCTTCAGGTTGACAGTgatgttctttgttttttatgcCTTTAAACATTCGTCGTCTATAGGTTGCCTCCCATATTTTTTACGATATGACCACCGCTTTTAAGCTTTCTGGAGGTCGGCCACGTCGCGATGAGTTCGATGACACCCGGGGTTTTGGGGGTGATGCGTGCTGTATCTCCACAGTCCCATTGGTTGGCTGCGTAATGACGAAGTCGGTGGCGTAGGCGATGCCTGCTACGTCATCATGTCCCGAACCTGGGTTGGTGTGTGCGTAAGAGACTGTGGGGGAAATCCACCCCTTTCCTCAGCGGTGATGTGAATGATGATTtacagggagggaggggaggactGGAGCCAGGAGGGAAGGGGTGTGCCATTATAAGAAGCCTCAGAGGAGGCATGCATTCAGTTGTTGAAACCCTTAGCCTAAGGATACGAGCTGAAGAAACAAACTCCCCCGCAGGCACAGAAGGAGCCAGAGAAGACATTTACGTCACAGGTAGGAAGTTATGATCTGACTTTTGTTCACCAGTCGGTTGTTGTTAGAGTGtttatttgatgtttttttttttttttttaaatcagcgtTTGCTGAGCACTTTCAGAAACCTCGGGGAAATCAACCCTTTGTTGTTGAGAGTCAATCATTTTTACCCTCAGATAATTCAAGCAGAACAACTTCTATGTTTCCGTCTTTGTGGTTGTCTCCCTGTGGCTTTCAGGGGACAACAGTCACCAGCAGAAACGGGATGATTAATTCACCAGAAAGTCCCTGGCCATGCTGAGGTGACACTTTCTAATGGGCTTCGCACAAACTAGCAATTAGTCCACAACAATACACACGCAAATATCAGTCAAGTCGATGTTTAATCCCTATCATTGGCTCACATTTTTCTGGCTAACATAACAGAATAATGCCATATATTCAACCCTAAAATGTCCAGATCCAGGTTGAAATTCAGgtatattttatatt
This window of the Synchiropus splendidus isolate RoL2022-P1 chromosome 12, RoL_Sspl_1.0, whole genome shotgun sequence genome carries:
- the si:ch211-63o20.7 gene encoding serine/threonine-protein kinase pdik1l-B-like gives rise to the protein MEELYTLEKEVGRGSYGVVFEGHMTRTGQKVAIKRLPCYNPECIELYLQELWVMRATAQNHVNIIALHGCLLQTGPRSLKPLRAGKLPPHLVESVLKGRVVGAPQERTPPPSFIKRRSHSTTRLLDRTNTIQVGVKPRDKSRVSDSTTPQRPRSVRKRSARRDEDQSASLGSSALWLVMEYCDGGDLNQFLLSRRPDAERNHSVLRQLSSAVAFLHKLGIVHRDLKPDNVLVCDTPTGPTIKVADFGLSKMSAGLTEGGLPRQHFSSTCGSDFYMAPEVWGGLSYTAQADIFSLGVMFWAVLERITFLEEGSTQEQLGAYVCKGRSGWLMPLGEAMWENADTQLCIPMKSKRAPPLPPPPGPAMCALLLDMLASDPDCRPPADQLQTRVNAALDEDSH